A region from the Plasmodium berghei ANKA genome assembly, chromosome: 9 genome encodes:
- a CDS encoding LEM3/CDC50 family protein, putative, giving the protein MKNNRMSPKIMDRKLNNNKIFYKKSSNFLKKINKFVQWYRMEKIFGPVFVYKYSTLIAFFIFLFILNLSIGIAILYLSSQYIECKIPYEYKSQPYTKYSIIKVTPEHCKGRENLKELKGKINVHYEIYGVQQNHYSFMKSFNAEQIGGGIDVYKHDLNQCYPLITYFKDRINKILHPCGILPWSVFTDNYIFYDKEPDDAPFPDPLPLNERVEDITIKYFRKFFKNPHPENIKLYKDKVYFWMDAKTQSEALHENIVANEKLLILSQALKYDIAGNAMENSHFINWMIPSPFSYIKRLYGKLNGPISFPFYIYIENNFRTAEAKAIIITEANFYINNNLIGIIFTIISIFSLILSILYYMRMKKHKFMRQIDE; this is encoded by the coding sequence atgaaaaacaatAGAATGAGCCCAAAAATAATGGATAGAAAActcaataataataaaatattttataagaaatcatcaaattttttaaaaaaaataaataaatttgtacAATGGTATcgaatggaaaaaatatttggtcctgtatttgtatataaatattcaacTTTAAtagcattttttatatttttatttattttaaatttatcaaTTGGTATagcaattttatatttaagcTCACAATATATAGAATGCAAAATTccatatgaatataaatctCAAccatatacaaaatattcaaTTATTAAAGTAACACCAGAACATTGCAAAGGACgtgaaaatttaaaagaattaaaagGAAAGATAAATGTGcattatgaaatatatggGGTACAACAAAATCATTATAGTTTTATGAAAAGTTTTAATGCAGAACAGATAGGAGGGGGAATAGATGTATATAAACATGATCTAAATCAGTGCTATCCTTTAATTACTTACTTTAAAGAtcgaataaataaaatattgcaTCCATGTGGAATATTACCATGGAGTGTTTTTActgataattatatattttatgataaaGAACCTGATGATGCACCATTTCCGGACCCATTACCATTAAATGAAAGGGTAGAAGATATtactataaaatattttagaaaattttttaaaaaccCTCATcctgaaaatattaaattatataaagacAAAGTATATTTTTGGATGGATGCAAAAACTCAATCAGAGGCATTACATGAAAATATTGTagcaaatgaaaaattacttattttatctcaagcattaaaatatgatatagCAGGAAATGCTATGGAAAATAgtcattttattaattggATGATACCATCGCCATTTagttatattaaaagattATATGGAAAATTAAATGGGCCAATTtcatttccattttatatttatattgaaAACAATTTTAGAACTGCTGAAGCTAAAgcaattattattacagaggctaatttttacattaataataatttaatcggaataatttttactataatatctattttttctttaattttgtctatactttattatatgagaatgaaaaaacataaatttatGCGACAAATTGACGAGTAA
- a CDS encoding glycine cleavage system H protein, putative, whose translation MLLQRLRTLRKQVSCKRYNNNLFYSKIGHKHFITYYTKTHEYINVNEGESLKELKNKNIKCKIGISNYGTEKLGEIVYIDIINSINDYVKKGDCIATIESVKSVGDVYTPISGKIIDINKKIIDNINLMNGSSETNGWIMELLTNDINENEILSISEYKKMCEEEEAKEEKERQQNEVNCIEEKNKMIDLDGIKNIENK comes from the coding sequence atGTTATTACAAAGATTAAGAACTCTTAGAAAACAAGTATCCTGTAAGcgatataataataatttgttttattcgAAAATCGGTCATAAACATTTCATAAcatattatacaaaaacTCATGAATACATAAATGTAAATGAAGGAGAAAGCttaaaagaattaaaaaataaaaatataaaatgtaaaatagGAATAAGTAATTATGGAACTGAAAAACTAGGAGAAATAGtttatatagatataataaatagcATAAATgattatgtaaaaaaaggaGATTGTATAGCAACAATTGAAAGTGTTAAAAGTGTGGGGGATGTATATACACCTATTAGCGGTAAAAttattgatataaataaaaaaataatagataaCATTAATTTGATGAATGGAAGCTCTGAAACCAATGGATGGATTATGGAATTATTAACAAAcgatataaatgaaaatgaaatattaagCATAtctgaatataaaaaaatgtgcgaagaagaagaagcaaaagaagaaaaagaaagacAACAAAATGAAGTTAATTGtatagaagaaaaaaataaaatgatagATTTAGACggcattaaaaatattgaaaataagtaa
- a CDS encoding aquaglyceroporin, whose amino-acid sequence MKVTFGNEYIKNFLGEFIGTFVLMFLGEGTTANHFAVPIKNDWLRLCIGWGLGVFFGILISAKLSGAHLNLAVTVGLSTIKKFNYKQIPLYFAGQLLGALSATASVYGLYYGFVSDQTIPKFSWETGKHANVHIASAFMHEFILTGILLLIILSVTDENICGKFHVLKVSSIVGLAIICIGISFGGNTGFALNPSRDLGARILSAIAYGFEAFTRDKCYFWIPLIAPIIGSIIFCQIYDKIVAPLVVISEHDKGALEI is encoded by the coding sequence atgaaagtaACATTTggtaatgaatatattaaaaatttccTTGGCGAATTTATAGGAACATTTGTTTTAATGTTTCTCGGAGAAGGTACAACAGCTAATCATTTTGCTGTCCCGATTAAAAACGATTGGCTAAGATTATGTATTGGATGGGGGTTAGGAGTATTTTTTGGAATTTTAATATCAGCAAAATTAAGTGGTGCACATTTAAATCTAGCTGTTACCGTGGGGTTATCAaccataaaaaaatttaattacaAACAAATACCACTATATTTTGCAGGACAACTCCTTGGGGCATTATCAGCAACTGCTTCTGTATATGGGTTATATTATGGATTTGTTTCTGATCAAACAATTCCTAAATTTTCATGGGAAACTGGAAAGCATGCAAATGTTCATATAGCAAGTGCTTTTATGCatgaatttatattaacGGGTATATTACttcttataatattatcCGTTAcagatgaaaatatatgtggAAAATTTCATGTTTTAAAAGTTAGCTCAATTGTTGGATTAGCTATAATATGTATTGGTATAAGTTTTGGTGGTAATACTGGTTTTGCTTTAAATCCGTCCAGAGATTTAGGGGCAAGAATTCTTTCTGCTATAGCATATGGATTTGAGGCATTTACTAGAGACAAATGTTATTTTTGGATTCCATTAATAGCTCCAATTATTGGTAGTATAATTTTCTGtcaaatatatgataaaattgttGCCCCCCTAGTTGTAATATCAGAACATGATAAAGGCGCCttagaaatataa
- a CDS encoding 50S ribosomal protein L2, putative — translation MNKGLIDKLKNSPLFKRYFSNLYSYNIKKNVPEYIDFETFFPKREIKPDVLSPFTMSKQQRIEKLLEDNPLVLYKGRVIKKLSCPKIKHSGRNDVGKITTRHRGGGHAQRLRFIDFKRSRKDIYSTVLRIEYDPTRSAHIALIQYEDGVLSYILAPLLLRPGDKVIASRYANIHPGNALPLKNIPVGSLIHNIEMRPGAGGQLIRAAGTYATVLSKDSLYATIKLKSTEIRKFPLECWATIGQVANLERHMRILGKAGVNRWLGKRPVVRGVAMNPSKHPHGGGTSKKHTKRPKCSLWGKCRDGFKTRSKKKPLGLIIRRNICGRLQKKYGVTT, via the coding sequence ATGAATAAGGGATTAattgataaattaaaaaatagcCCATTGTTTAAAagatatttttcaaatttatattcttataatattaaaaaaaatgtgccGGAATACATTGATTTTGAAACATTTTTCCCAAAAAGGGAAATAAAACCTGATGTATTATCCCCATTTACAATGTCAAAACAACAAAgaatagaaaaattattagaGGATAATCCATtagtattatataaagGTAGAGtaatcaaaaaattatcatgtcctaaaataaaacattctGGAAGAAATGATGTGGGAAAAATTACAACACGCCATCGAGGTGGTGGCCATGCGCAAAGATTAAGATTTATAGATTTCAAAAGATCAAgaaaagatatatatagtacTGTTTTAAGAATAGAATATGATCCAACACGAAGTGCACATATAGCATTAATTCAATATGAAGATGGTGTATtgtcatatatattagctCCTTTATTATTACGACCTGGCGATAAAGTAATTGCAAGTAGATATGCGAATATTCATCCTGGAAATGCATTacctttaaaaaatataccaGTAGGAAGCTTAATACATAATATTGAGATGCGACCAGGGGCAGGTGGCCAATTAATTAGGGCCGCAGGTACATATGCAACTGTTTTAAGTAAAGATTCTTTATATGCaacaattaaattaaaatcaACAGAAATTCGAAAATTCCCTTTAGAATGTTGGGCTACTATTGGACAAGTAGCAAATTTAGAAAGGCATATGAGAATTTTAGGAAAAGCAGGAGTTAATAGATGGTTAGGTAAAAGACCTGTAGTTAGAGGTGTTGCTATGAATCCATCTAAACATCCACATGGGGGTGGAACTAGTAAAAAACATACTAAGCGCCCAAAATGCTCTCTTTGGGGAAAATGTAGAGATGGTTTTAAAACTcgaagtaaaaaaaaaccaCTTGGATTAATTATTAGAAGAAATATATGTGGACGTTtacagaaaaaatatggagttactacataa
- a CDS encoding pre-mRNA-splicing factor 38A, putative yields the protein MANRTDVNIIKSFGSNPQFLISNIIRNKIYDSPYWKEKCFALTSESIIDQAVNLKYAGGTYGGNRKPTRFLCLVLKLLQLQPDKDIIYEFIKNEEFIYLRALGIFYLRLIGKGIEIYKNIEPILFDYRKIRIRLQDGSFQKMYMDVFADNCLVFNNFLDVDFPPLTKRIVLEENNLLEKINLDYYKELLDISSENELFINNKKNKIHLYNKKTKRGEIYDDNNYTSQSSEQYYSKRKSINRENKKGFEKKKKRRTNYTDKDYYKKKSYSSSNDHSRSLSSKSYEHEKNRKKKKKKYSEDSDYEEKKREKKKKSNKKKNEKEGKHKYEKSKNALFDVPEKNNEEMSVERWNKIREELGMKPLK from the exons ATGGCAAATCGCACTGatgttaatattattaaatcgTTTGGATCAAACCCACAATTCTTAatttcaaatattataagaaataaaatatatgacaGCCCATATTGGAAGGAAAAATGTTTTGCATTAACCT CAGAATCAATAATCGACCAAGCAGTGAACTTAAAATATGCTGGAGGAACTTATGGAGGGAATAGAAAACCAACCCGTTTTCTTTGTTtagttttaaaattattacaattaCAACCTGATAaagatattatatatgaatttataaaaaatgaagaattcatttatttaagAGCTTTaggtatattttatttacgATTAATTGGTAAAGgtatagaaatatataaaaatatagaaccAATACTATTTGACTatagaaaaataagaataagATTACAAGATGGATCGTTTCAGAAAATGTATATGGATGTATTTGCTGATAATTGTTTagtttttaataattttttagaCGTTGATTTCCCACCTTTAACTAAAAGAATTGTattagaagaaaataatttgttagaaaaaattaatttagaTTATTATAAAGAACTATTAGACATTTCTTCAGAAAATGaactatttataaataacaaaaaaaataaaatacatctttataataaaaaaacaaaaagagGGGAAATTTATGATGACAATAATTATACTAGTCAAAGTTCAGAACAATATTATTCTAAACgaaaaagtataaatagagaaaataaaaaagggtttgaaaaaaaaaaaaaaagacgaACAAATTATACTGACAAagattattataaaaaaaaatcatattcATCTAGTAATGATCACTCTAGAAGTCTTAGCTCAAAATCGTATGaacatgaaaaaaatcgaaaaaaaaaaaaaaaaaaatatagtgaAGATAGTGattatgaagaaaaaaaacgtgaaaagaaaaaaaaaagtaataaaaaaaaaaatgaaaaagaggggaaacataaatatgaaaaaagtaaaaatgcCTTATTTGATGTCccagaaaaaaataacgaaGAAATGTCTGTTGAACGATGGAATAAAATACGAGAAGAACTTGGAATGAAGCCACTTAAATAG
- a CDS encoding amino acid transporter, putative, producing the protein MHKKISSKEHENDANEFFHEKKKKKKKTHKWNTTYTKGSNDLKSYLYSMCINFSCSDIYQEYISRLSLNSYNNCDYDQIRRSCYISKNDFLKYYNFLLYDNNFELEEENNDVDEFSFFFKKPNDSSDIEEVATYLIGKCDGNIKENNEECKERVYNKIKKLILNKYRNKNMLLTMNTSDNSDITEISKKKIYKNEKTDKRKNSINDYNLKSYTLGKLNTNTKNKFYNNCELIKNEENNEKKYFPNVIKKSFFLLRDFFIDKNEISFMSNLNIYFLNYENVSKNEIKNKHNNHYFYMLNNLSKSQNDPSVEMYYNFYNKLTRDKRNKNNDSLKIEDEEIKREVMLDRKKYDENIYGSTKSKKLMKNSIISSKHTHININSVNKFSNDDNYSILSYEGKSEIGMKKENNNENTKRITKNESNLSKTEYKTYRRRTMKRLCSEEIEVYFKKVIKNEIINFNQKRIDNKDKWNTLFSFMFSCIGASLSSHCYLDLSEIKTKFDFFLLFSLIIIFYIFIGLPLLQMEFSLGQISQSSVVNTFSFLKKKYTGIGIITLIITFNILSKNIYKSVDTVIIITNSLKKPLPWQMNHCEKIESKHICIQSERCRWVSISLKSSVQKKIYKGIINSNFQHKINKQNHGFPHLNVQNNPKLLNAPKMECKSIGILEGIHFFSKDICFYWKVTYLLLIMLVLYVLMRIEEMSCNKFLQYSFLFFITNCIFQMIQMYSKICLHCNDRNNIKNNINSDYREKSIFFGEKNLFYINIQFIGKIINIVLISINCSTGINFMFSSYTNIGDNILPFVPYIILGSLIGIVIHLGYYYLCISIIIKYGNVYDSIELNNLLMGLKMLPINYNSFEDFFKKEKKVIKNKIIYFIALSKMNLPNIMTFTYFLSSLLLLLISCSIHLKGILLILKESKKLINYKKKIISIFIIILYFFIVFFIILFPMCHNINLLIDSIISNYIYFFVIFLQLICVTWIYNFDSIQKFIKINLLEYICLFLLFYFISLFIPIIIYLYRNTNKIVGFQTFYFSLLFFSFLIISFLFLNIFITVYKNKRNTKFKTKLYFLYLFNIDIFRKKLNNILYGKKRTYNLGEKKAICLYPYFQKLNITWCLLVKYLIPFFFIFIFSSNSICNIHDIFISNKYSEGSKTEISPKNEQNVSNTLSNRLRINNNTTLKTGENTNLNVFINKEDEYKKQNLMNETIKKNKYKFGMLIQYIVSIIMIIIICLFSVAPFINPKNLSIFVLPLTHIWNINDIQIKKKKPINYLYTRYIFFFEEILPCDKIMPFYVWKHVKKHIKNESFIISLKQENENNPNINDKSYTNMNKDNYEKYILDLIGTIFKSL; encoded by the coding sequence atgcataaaaaaatatcctCAAAAGAGCATGAAAATGATGCAAATGAATTTTTccatgaaaaaaaaaaaaaaaagaaaaaaacgCATAAATGGAATACAACATATACAAAAGGATCCAATGATTTAAAAAGCTATTTATATAGCATGtgtataaatttttcttGTAGTGATATTTATCaagaatatataagtaGATTAAGTTTGAATTCTTATAATAACTGTGATTATGACCAAATAAGAAGAAGTTGTTATATATctaaaaatgattttttaaaatattataattttctattatatgataataattttgagttagaagaagaaaataatgatgtagatgaattttcttttttttttaaaaagcCAAATGATTCAAGTGATATTGAAGAAGTGGCAACTTATTTGATAGGAAAATGTGatggaaatataaaagaaaacaaCGAAGAATGTAAAGAAAGagtttataataaaataaaaaaattaatattaaataaatatagaaataaaaatatgttattaaCAATGAATACAAGTGATAATAGTGATATAACagaaatatcaaaaaaaaaaatatataaaaatgagaaaacagataaacgaaaaaatagtataaatgattataatttaaaaagttaTACTTTGGGAAAGTTAAATacaaatacaaaaaataaattttataataattgtgaactgataaaaaatgaagaaaataatgagaaaaaatattttcccaatgtaataaaaaagtctttttttttacttcgtgatttttttattgataaaaacgaaatttcttttatgtctaatttaaatatttactttttaaattatgaaaatgtttcaaaaaatgaaataaagaataaacataataatcactatttttatatgttaaataatttgtctAAATCACAAAATGATCCATCTGTTGAAatgtattataatttttataacaaaTTAACGAGagataaaagaaataaaaataatgattctttaaaaatagaagacgaagaaataaaaagggAAGTAATGTTagatagaaaaaaatatgatgaaaatatttatgggTCGACTAAATCCAAGAAATTGATGAAAAATAGTATTATATCATCAAAACatacacatataaatatcaatagtgtgaataaattttcaaatgACGATAATTATTCCATATTGTCTTATGAAGGGAAAAGTGAAATAGgtatgaaaaaagaaaacaataatgaaaatacaaaaagaaTAACAAAAAACGAATCCAATTTATCAAAGACAGAATATAAAACTTATAGAAGGAGAACTATGAAAAGATTATGTTCTGAAGAAATCGaagtatattttaaaaaagtaataaaaaatgaaattataaattttaatcaaaaaagaattgataataaagataaatggaatacattattttcatttatgtTTTCATGTATTGGTGCCTCATTAAGTAGCCATTGTTATTTAGATTTATctgaaataaaaacaaaatttgatttttttttacttttttcacttattataattttttatatatttattggaTTGCCATTATTACAAATGGAATTTTCACTCGGGCAAATATCACAATCATCTGTTGTAAATACTTTtagttttttaaaaaaaaaatatacaggTATTGGTATCATTActttaataataacatttaatatattatcaaaaaatatatataaaagtgTAGATACTGTCATAATAATTACAAATTCGTTAAAAAAACCTTTACCTTGGCAAATGAATCATTGTGAAAAAATAGAATCtaaacatatatgtattcaAAGTGAAAGATGTAGATGGGTATCAATATCTTTAAAATCTTCtgttcaaaaaaaaatttataaaggaataataaattcaaatttccaacataaaataaacaaacaaaatCATGGATTTCCTCATTTAAACGTACAGAATAATCCTAAACTTTTGAATGCACCAAAAATGGAATGTAAATCAATAGGAATTTTAGAAGgcattcattttttttctaaagatatatgtttttattggaaagttacatatttattattaattatgtTAGTATTGTATGTTTTAATGAGAATAGAAGAAATGTCttgtaataaatttttgcaatattcatttttattctttataaCAAATTGTATTTTCCAAATGATACAAATGTATAGCAAAATTTGTCTACATTGTAATGACCggaataatattaaaaataacattaaTTCTGATTATAGGGAGaaaagtatattttttggggaaaaaaatttattctatataaatattcaatttattggaaaaataataaatattgtatTAATTTCTATTAATTGTTCTACAggaataaattttatgttttcatcatatacaaatataggAGATAATATATTACCATTTGTcccatatattatattaggATCTTTAATTGGAATAGTAATACATTTGggatattattatttatgtatatctattataataaaatatggaaaTGTATATGATAGTATAGAATTGAATAATTTACTTATGGGTTTAAAAATGTTGccaattaattataattcttttgaagatttttttaaaaaagagaaaaaagttataaaaaataagataatatattttatagctttatcaaaaatgaatttaccaaatattatgacctttacatattttttgtcatctttattattattacttatATCTTGTTCTATACATTTAAAAggaattttattaattttaaaagaaagtaaaaaattaataaattataaaaaaaaaattattagtatatttataattattttatatttttttattgttttttttattattttattcccAATGTGccataatattaatttattaatagaCAGCATTATAtctaattatatttatttttttgtcatttttttacaacTAATATGTGTAACatggatatataattttgatagcatacaaaaatttataaagataaacttattagaatatatttgtctttttcttttgttttattttatatccTTGTTTATtcctattattatatatttatatagaaatacaaataaaatcgTTGGATTCCagacattttatttttcacttttgtttttttcctttttaattatatcattCTTATTtcttaacatttttattactgtgtacaaaaataaaaggaaTACAAAATTCAagacaaaattatattttttatatttatttaatattgatatatttaggaaaaaattaaataatatattatatggaAAGAAACGTACTTATAATTTGGgggaaaaaaaagcaatatgtttatacccttattttcaaaaactTAATATAACATGGTGTTTATTagttaaatatttaatcccatttttttttatttttattttttcatcaaattcaatatgtaatattcatgatatttttatttctaacAAATATAGTGAAGGGAGCAAAACAGAGATTTCTccaaaaaatgaacaaaatgtTTCCAACACTTTATCAAATCGTTTGcgaataaataataatacaactTTGAAAACTGgagaaaatacaaatttgaatgtttttataaataaagaagatgaatataaaaaacaaaactTAATGAATGAAacaatcaaaaaaaataaatacaagtTTGGAATGcttatacaatatatagtgtcaataataatgataataatcaTATGCTTATTTTCAGTAGCCCCTTTTATAAATCCTAAAaatttatctatatttgTTTTGCCCTTAACACATATATGGaatattaatgatattcaaataaaaaaaaaaaaacctataaattatttatatacaagatatatatttttttttgaagaaATTTTACCTTGCGACAAAATTATGCCATTTTATGTTTGGAAACatgtaaaaaaacatataaaaaatgaaagttttataatatcattaaaacaagaaaatgaaaataatccTAATATTAATGACAAAAGTTATACTAACATGAATAAAGacaattatgaaaaatatatattagacTTAATTGGAACTATCTTCAaatcattataa